In Opitutaceae bacterium TAV5, one genomic interval encodes:
- a CDS encoding serine phosphatase codes for MSSPTPLSHLRHDLRTPINQIIGYSELLMEEADDAGHAAYAPDLEKIRDAARHLLNLINDNLTDDRLRLAGDVVDAGAQTVPAGSMEVFRNLPGNFPTLLAESSASFPQDRPAPVPGRILVVDDNEGNRDMLSRQLERQGHAVATAADGQAALERLRAGPFDLVLLDMMMPVLDGYGALDAIKTDPALRHLPVIMISALDELASVVRCIERGAEDFLPKPFNPTLLRARIGAGLEKKRFRDQERTWIKTIEDTQARLQAELAEAGNYVRSILPPPGLSRTIPVDWRLIPSTELGGDSFGYHWIDDDHFALYLLDVCGHGVGAALLSVAAINVLRNGALPDVDFRDPGALLTGLNEAFLMEKQNDMYFTLWYGVWQPSTRTLRYATAGHPPALLVTGSPDRSAPATVEPLKAAGMILGGMSGTTYKTFTRALPDPVRLYLVSDGTFEITRADGTLWPVADFHAFFARPVSDGESDLDRLHAHVKSLGRAGPLDDDFSIVRFTL; via the coding sequence CTCGCACCTGCGGCACGACCTCCGCACTCCGATCAACCAGATCATCGGCTACAGCGAGCTGCTCATGGAGGAGGCCGACGATGCCGGCCATGCCGCCTACGCCCCGGACCTCGAAAAAATCCGCGACGCCGCCAGGCACCTCCTCAACCTCATCAATGACAACCTCACCGACGACCGCCTCAGGCTCGCCGGCGATGTCGTCGACGCCGGCGCGCAGACCGTCCCGGCCGGCTCCATGGAAGTCTTCCGGAATCTCCCCGGCAACTTCCCCACGCTCCTCGCCGAAAGCTCCGCCTCCTTTCCGCAGGATCGCCCCGCGCCCGTCCCCGGCCGCATCCTCGTCGTCGACGACAACGAGGGCAACCGCGACATGCTCTCCCGCCAGCTCGAACGCCAGGGCCACGCCGTCGCCACGGCCGCCGATGGCCAGGCCGCGCTCGAGCGCCTCCGCGCCGGGCCCTTCGACCTCGTTCTCCTCGACATGATGATGCCCGTGCTCGACGGCTACGGCGCCCTCGACGCCATCAAGACCGACCCCGCTCTCCGCCACCTCCCCGTCATCATGATCTCGGCCCTCGACGAGCTCGCCAGCGTCGTCCGCTGCATCGAGCGCGGCGCCGAGGATTTTCTGCCGAAACCCTTCAACCCGACCCTCCTCCGCGCCCGCATCGGCGCCGGCCTGGAGAAAAAACGCTTCCGCGACCAGGAGCGCACCTGGATCAAGACCATCGAGGACACCCAGGCCCGCCTTCAGGCCGAACTCGCCGAGGCCGGGAACTACGTGCGCTCGATCCTCCCGCCCCCCGGCCTCTCGCGCACCATCCCCGTGGACTGGCGGTTGATCCCCTCCACCGAACTCGGCGGCGACTCCTTCGGGTATCACTGGATCGACGACGACCACTTCGCCCTCTACCTCCTCGACGTGTGCGGACACGGCGTCGGCGCCGCCCTCCTCTCCGTCGCCGCCATCAACGTCCTGCGCAACGGCGCCCTTCCCGACGTCGATTTCCGCGATCCCGGCGCCCTGCTCACCGGGCTGAACGAGGCCTTCCTCATGGAGAAGCAGAACGACATGTATTTCACTCTCTGGTACGGCGTCTGGCAGCCCTCCACCCGCACCCTGCGCTACGCCACCGCCGGCCACCCCCCGGCCCTTCTCGTCACCGGTTCTCCCGACCGCTCCGCCCCCGCGACCGTCGAGCCCCTCAAGGCCGCCGGCATGATCCTCGGCGGCATGAGCGGCACGACCTACAAGACCTTCACCCGCGCCCTCCCCGACCCCGTCCGCCTCTACCTCGTGAGCGACGGCACCTTCGAAATCACCCGCGCCGACGGCACCCTCTGGCCCGTCGCCGACTTCCACGCCTTCTTCGCCCGGCCCGTCTCCGACGGCGAATCCGACCTCGACCGCCTCCATGCCCACGTGAAAAGCCTCGGCCGCGCCGGCCCTCTCGATGACGACTTCTCCATTGTCCGCTTCACCCTCTGA
- a CDS encoding histidine kinase produces MTLHRSLRTRFAGWFLLIGALVVLALCGGYRSLRINVEDTLGQDTASRIGEVRRELNNTHALYLDRVKASLRVLEHLATLRGAPSAGAPVDLGPRTVPDLRFGSTPVALDFEIVDQLVRLMGGTATLFTRDGDNFVRLSTNIRRADGTRAVGTVLDPAGPAIAAIRRGEAWYGVADILGRSYITGYEPVRAPSGRIIGVYYVGYLVETLDRLGEQLADARLLDHGFFALIGEHDRVLFKTGDADDALIAAASARYPGSGTSSWTDGPWHWQGEDFPLWRFHLLAATWRPDIRRHTWARILPAFGFMTPALLGALALGFLFARRLSRSLEEAERLEAEATAARELAEEASRTKSAFLANMSHELRTPMNAIIGYSEMLIEDAGDTGNDDAIPDLRKIHTAGKHLLGLINDVLDISKIEAGKMTLYLEDADVHALVSEVAATIRPLVEQNRNTLVVECPPDLGSLHADITKVRQTLFNLLGNAAKFTHAGRITLAVARKRHQNRDWFTFRVADTGIGMTREQLGKLFQAFVQADASTTRKYGGTGLGLAISRKFCQLMGGDIAVASEPGQGTAFTATLPARVEDPAAPAPAPAATVPPFAMHRPLILTIDDDPAVLDLLGRNLAREGYAVRAATNGRDALALARELQPRLITLDVMMPSMDGWSVLTALKADPATADIPVVMVSIVEDRQLGFALGAADYLTKPVDRARLARILARHALPDRPRTALVIDDLPDNRAMLATLLSREGWQVVEAADGRAGLDAFAAGRPALILLDLMMPVMDGFEFLRELRSREDGRDVPVVVVTAKELTPEENNLLRACVENIVQKGAVSHEELLADIRGKISKLTKS; encoded by the coding sequence ATGACCCTGCACCGCTCCCTTCGCACCCGGTTCGCCGGCTGGTTCCTGCTGATCGGCGCCCTCGTCGTCCTCGCCCTCTGCGGCGGTTACCGCAGCCTCCGTATCAATGTCGAGGATACCCTCGGCCAGGACACGGCCTCGCGTATCGGCGAAGTGCGGCGCGAGCTCAACAACACCCACGCCCTCTATCTCGACCGCGTGAAGGCCTCCCTCCGCGTTCTCGAGCACCTCGCCACCCTCCGCGGCGCTCCCTCCGCCGGCGCGCCCGTCGACCTCGGCCCGCGCACCGTGCCCGACCTCCGCTTCGGCTCCACCCCGGTTGCCCTCGACTTCGAAATCGTCGACCAGCTCGTCCGCCTCATGGGCGGCACCGCCACCCTTTTCACCCGCGACGGCGACAACTTCGTGCGCCTCTCCACCAACATCCGGCGCGCCGACGGCACCCGCGCCGTCGGCACCGTGCTCGACCCCGCCGGCCCGGCCATCGCCGCGATCCGGCGCGGCGAGGCCTGGTACGGCGTCGCGGACATCCTCGGCCGCTCCTACATCACCGGCTACGAACCCGTCCGCGCCCCCTCCGGCCGCATCATCGGCGTCTACTACGTCGGCTACCTCGTCGAAACCCTCGACCGCCTCGGCGAGCAACTCGCCGACGCCCGCCTCCTCGACCACGGCTTTTTCGCCCTCATCGGCGAGCACGACCGCGTCCTCTTCAAGACCGGCGACGCCGACGACGCCCTCATCGCCGCCGCCTCCGCCCGCTATCCCGGCTCCGGGACCTCCTCCTGGACCGACGGTCCCTGGCACTGGCAGGGCGAGGATTTTCCCCTCTGGCGCTTCCACCTCCTCGCCGCCACCTGGCGGCCCGACATCCGGCGGCACACCTGGGCCCGCATCCTGCCCGCCTTCGGCTTCATGACCCCCGCCCTCCTCGGCGCCCTCGCCCTCGGTTTCCTCTTCGCCCGCCGCCTCTCCCGTTCCCTCGAGGAAGCCGAGCGCCTCGAGGCCGAGGCCACCGCCGCCCGCGAGCTCGCCGAGGAGGCCAGCCGCACCAAGAGCGCCTTCCTCGCCAACATGAGCCACGAACTCCGCACCCCGATGAACGCCATCATCGGCTACAGCGAAATGCTCATCGAGGACGCCGGGGACACGGGCAACGACGACGCCATCCCCGACCTGCGGAAAATCCACACCGCCGGCAAGCACCTCCTCGGCCTCATCAACGACGTCCTCGACATCTCCAAAATCGAGGCCGGCAAGATGACCCTCTACCTCGAGGACGCCGACGTCCACGCGCTCGTCTCCGAAGTCGCCGCCACCATCCGCCCTCTCGTCGAGCAAAACCGGAATACCCTCGTCGTCGAGTGCCCCCCCGACCTCGGCAGCCTCCATGCCGACATCACCAAAGTCCGCCAGACCCTTTTCAACCTCCTCGGCAACGCGGCCAAGTTCACCCACGCCGGCCGCATCACTCTCGCCGTCGCGCGCAAGCGCCACCAGAACCGCGACTGGTTCACCTTCCGCGTCGCCGACACCGGCATCGGCATGACCCGCGAGCAACTCGGCAAGCTCTTCCAGGCCTTCGTGCAGGCCGACGCCTCCACCACCCGCAAATACGGCGGCACCGGCCTCGGCCTCGCCATCAGCCGCAAGTTCTGCCAGCTCATGGGCGGCGACATCGCCGTCGCCAGCGAGCCCGGCCAGGGCACCGCGTTCACCGCCACCCTCCCCGCGCGCGTCGAGGACCCCGCCGCCCCCGCGCCCGCCCCGGCCGCGACCGTGCCCCCCTTCGCGATGCACCGCCCGCTGATCCTCACCATCGACGACGATCCCGCCGTGCTCGACCTCCTCGGCCGCAACCTCGCCCGCGAAGGCTACGCCGTGCGCGCCGCCACCAACGGCCGCGACGCCCTCGCCCTCGCCCGCGAACTCCAGCCCCGCCTCATCACGCTCGACGTCATGATGCCCAGCATGGACGGCTGGTCCGTCCTCACCGCGCTCAAGGCCGACCCCGCCACCGCGGACATCCCCGTCGTGATGGTCTCCATCGTCGAGGATCGCCAGCTCGGCTTCGCCCTCGGCGCCGCCGACTACCTCACCAAGCCCGTCGACCGCGCCCGCCTCGCCCGCATCCTCGCCCGGCATGCCCTGCCGGACCGGCCGCGCACCGCGCTCGTCATCGACGACCTGCCCGACAACCGCGCCATGCTCGCCACCCTCCTCTCCCGCGAAGGCTGGCAGGTCGTCGAGGCCGCCGACGGCCGCGCCGGTCTCGACGCCTTCGCCGCCGGCCGCCCCGCGCTCATCCTGCTCGACCTGATGATGCCCGTGATGGACGGCTTCGAGTTCCTGCGCGAGCTGCGCAGCCGCGAGGACGGCCGCGACGTGCCTGTGGTGGTTGTGACCGCCAAGGAGCTCACCCCCGAGGAGAACAACCTCCTCCGCGCCTGCGTGGAAAACATCGTGCAAAAAGGCGCGGTCAGCCACGAGGAACTCCTCGCCGACATCCGCGGCAAGATCAGCAAGCTCACGAAATCCTGA
- a CDS encoding pantothenate kinase has protein sequence MLLCVDIGNTNTHYGLVTNGRTAHQSDVATRAIDDPVLGLPQRIRELRATGNAIDALAFCSVVPAATPRVCRVAEEAGLSWWQLTHASRLGVRITYPEPAEIGQDRLANAVGAHALAGSPAVVIDLGTAVTFDIVTKSGGYEGGIIAPGPALVTRYLHERTAQLPLVEDLATPVESVIGHSTSEAIRIGAMVGYPGLIQALLDAVLAELARRGEPAPVVITSGGAASVVAGRLRQPTRDIPDLTLLGLAAAWELENGG, from the coding sequence ATGCTTCTCTGCGTCGATATCGGCAACACCAACACGCATTACGGGCTCGTGACCAACGGGCGCACCGCGCACCAGTCCGACGTGGCCACGCGCGCGATCGACGATCCGGTGCTCGGGTTGCCGCAGCGCATCCGGGAGTTGCGCGCGACGGGCAATGCGATCGATGCGCTCGCGTTCTGTTCGGTGGTGCCGGCGGCGACGCCGCGGGTTTGCCGGGTGGCGGAGGAGGCCGGGTTGTCGTGGTGGCAACTGACGCATGCGAGCAGGCTGGGTGTGCGCATCACGTATCCGGAACCGGCCGAGATCGGCCAGGATCGTCTGGCCAATGCGGTCGGGGCGCACGCGCTCGCGGGCAGCCCGGCGGTGGTCATCGACCTGGGGACGGCGGTGACGTTCGACATCGTGACGAAATCGGGCGGCTACGAGGGCGGCATCATCGCGCCGGGGCCGGCGCTGGTGACGCGTTACCTGCACGAGCGCACCGCGCAGTTGCCGCTGGTCGAGGATCTGGCAACGCCGGTGGAGAGCGTGATCGGCCACTCGACGTCGGAAGCGATCCGGATCGGGGCGATGGTGGGTTATCCGGGGTTGATCCAGGCGCTGCTCGACGCGGTGCTGGCCGAACTGGCGCGGCGCGGGGAACCGGCGCCGGTGGTGATCACGTCGGGCGGAGCGGCCTCGGTGGTGGCGGGACGGCTGCGGCAGCCGACGCGCGATATCCCCGACCTGACGCTGCTCGGGCTGGCGGCGGCGTGGGAGCTGGAAAACGGCGGGTGA